Proteins from one Podospora pseudoanserina strain CBS 124.78 chromosome 1, whole genome shotgun sequence genomic window:
- a CDS encoding hypothetical protein (COG:G; EggNog:ENOG503P2FW; CAZy:CE5): MRFLATVAALTGTLVAALPSPLEEIRTRELVESHRQTMETLEARGWKSGAGATANELLDGGPCPKVIFIYARGSTEGGNLGSLGSPTGVALDAAFGEANVWVQGVGGAYSAGLLDNLLPEGTTTAAINEMKSLLIRANSLCPQAKIVAGGYSQGAALAGAAISQSSAAIREQIKGVVLYGWTKNKQNNGKIPNYPADRLRVYCESGDLVCNGSLIVLPAHGTYADEAADEAPKFLISRINAS, translated from the exons ATGCGTTTCCTCGCTACCGTCGCCGCCCTCACCGGCACTCTCGTCGCGGCTCTCCCGAGCCCTCTCGAGGAGATTCGCACCCGGGAGCTTGTCGAGTCTCACCGCCAGACCATGGAGACCCTTGAGGCTCGTGGCTGGAAGTCGGGTGCTGGTGCGACTGCCAACGAACTGCTCGATGGCGGCCCGTGCCCCAAGGTCATCTTCATCTACGCCCGCGGTTCCACCGAGGGTGGTAACCTT GGATCTCTCGGCAGCCCAACTGGTGTCGCTCTCGACGCTGCCTTTGGCGAGGCCAACGTCTGGGTCCAAGGTGTTGGCGGTGCTTACTCCGCcggcctcctcgacaacctcctccccgagggcaccaccaccgccgccattAACGAGATGAAGagcctcctcatccgcgCCAACTCGCTCTGCCCCCAGGCCAAGATCGTCGCCGGTGGCTACAGCCAGGgtgccgccctcgccggtgCCGCCATCTCCCAGAGCAGCGCCGCCATCCGCGAGCAGATCAAGGGTGTTGTCCTCTACGGCTGgaccaagaacaagcagaACAACGGCAAGATCCCCAACTACCCTGCCGACCGTCTCAGGGTGTACTGCGAGAGCGGCGACTTGGTTTGCAACGGCTCGCTCATTGTTCTGCCTGCCCATGGCACCTATGCTGATGAGGCTGCTGATGAGGCACCCAAGTTCCTGATCTCCAGGATCAATGCCAGCTAG
- a CDS encoding hypothetical protein (EggNog:ENOG503Q4S1) codes for MLVTPPQGGRSTSLRKLSPLHNPATPTVEPAHALLAWSSPLPGILCPPKGQHRLPGEHAGPAIAKFNIPPFSECWAHLYNLCPRPGVSVDVLERYIALIREETVRYVNTLPASVQASIKDRAKGDSLYFGYMRHEIQLPQGKELAAMTLQEVSWEVAINQMQAYGFHARLCCKDLLRPF; via the exons ATGCTAG TCACCCCGCCGCAAGGCGGTCGGTCGACCTCTCTCCGCAAACTCTCCCCTCTTCACAACCCAGCGACACCAACCGTTGAGCCTGCTCACGCTCTTTTGGCTTGGAGCTCACCCCTGCCCGGGATTCTCTGTCCTCCAAAAGGACAACATCGCCTACCTGGCGAACATGCCGGACCGGCAATTGCCAAATTCAACATTCCGCCTTTCTCTGAGTGCTGGGCGCACTTGTACAACTTGTGCCCTCGCCCTGGCGTCTCCGTCGATGTGTTGGAGCGGTACATCGCTCTCATCCGTGAGGAGACAGTTCGCTATGTCAACACACTCCCCGCGTCTGTGCAGGCTTCCATCAAGGATCGCGCCAAGGGGGACAGTCTTTACTTTGGGTACATGCGGCATGAGATTCAGCTTCCGCAGGGCAAGGAGCTCGCCGCTATGACTCTTCAGGAGGTGTCTTGGGAGGTGGCGATCAACCAGATGCAGGCTTACGGATTTCACGCCCGGTTATGTTGCAAGGATCTTCTTCGACCTTTCTAA
- a CDS encoding hypothetical protein (COG:G; EggNog:ENOG503NZXC): MKRDQCLQLCLQQVTNSPLSYRHGSIVAKGGKILGQGYNDYRHGFNGDTLKTGTLRKAASPHTTPNRPTLGFMPFEIGGDSTGNRCISMHSEMMTIHSALMATRTAAADNMSNVQCGFMRWSHVQNTVAQEKNKTKPSCKKSKSELTKKKRGKQHIPNDLGKKADNRDPKKDRLSCRPEFCRLEEQSHFPTQECPIPRQNNVCQRTKHPKLIGADVYVVRLAHHGTGTDHIKAEEVDDSRLLDMPPPVHVDAPSSSP; encoded by the exons ATGAAGCGAGACCAGTGTCTGCAGCTTTGCCTTCAGCAGGTCACCAACTCCCCGCTTTCGTACCGCCACGGATCCATCGTCGCAAAGGGTGGAAAGATCCTGGGCCAGGGCTACAACGATTATCGCCATGGCTTTAACGGCGACACTCTCAAGACAGGAACGCTTCGTAAGGCCGCATCTCCTCACACTACCCCCAACAGGCCTACATTGGGGTTCATGCCCTTCGAAATAGGCGGAGATAGTACGGGTAACCGGTGCATCAGCATGCATTCTGAGATGATGACTATACACTCCGCCCTGATGGCCACAAGAACGGCAGCCGCTGATAACATGTCCAACGTTCAATGCGGCTTCATGCGCTGGAGCCATGTTCAAAACACCGTAGCCCaggagaagaacaagaccaagccATCATGCAAGAAGTCCAAGAGTGAattgacgaagaagaagcgtgGAAAGCAGCACATTCCCAACGATCTCGGCAAGAAAGCAGATAACAGAGACCCAAAGAAGGACAGGTTGAGTTGTAGGCCGGAGTTCTGTCGACTTGAAG AACAGTCACACTTTCCGACCCAGGAATGCCCGATTCCACGCCAAAACAACGTATGCCAGCGAACAAAACACCCCAAGCTCATCGGCGCCGATGTCTATGTCGTCAGGTTAGCCCACCACGGCACTGGCACCGATCATATCAAGGCTGAGGAAGTCGACGACTCCAGACTGTTAGACATGCCACCGCCAGTCCACGTTGAtgcaccctcctcatcaccatga
- a CDS encoding hypothetical protein (EggNog:ENOG503PPES) has translation MDLDEAWGEDHLQLDKPPPVEHIQKKNEMIARCLPEDMREAVTMSLLSERTRPPRETWQRLVSTKHLRINDELPRHRYLTRFRKVGSKDPRENKDREV, from the coding sequence ATGGATCTTGACGAGGCGTGGGGCGAAGACCACCTGCAGCTCGacaagccgccgccggtcGAGCACATCCAGAAGAAAAACGAGATGATTGCTCGCTGTCTGCCAGAAGACATGCGCGAGGCCGTGACCATGTCCTTGCTGAGTGAGAGGACGAGGCCGCCGCGAGAGACATGGCAGCGTCTTGTGAGCACGAAGCATCTCAGGATCAACGATGAGCTGCCAAGGCACAGGTATCTTACTAGGTTTCGAAAGGTTGGCTCAAAGGACCCCCGAGAGAATAAGGATCGAGAAGTGTAA